DNA sequence from the Bacillota bacterium genome:
CCGATGGTTCACCACGGCCGTCCCTCACCCCCCGCTATCCCCCCCCACCCCTGATCGCTTCCCCTCCACCCGCTCCCCCACCGCTCACTCCCCCGCCGCTGACTCCCGCGCCGCGCCCAAAGCGTCGGTTCAGTTCGGCGAGGGTCAGGCGGATGACGGTCGGCCGTCCGTGCGGGCAGGTCAACGGGCGCCCCGTTGATGCCAAGTCCCGCAGAAGGGCCTCCATCTCCGATCGGAACAGCGGGTTTTGAGCCTTGACCGCGCCCCTACAGGCGGCAATGGCCCGCCGGGCATGGTCCCGATCCGTCTCCCGCCGCTCCTCACCGGTGAGGGGGTCGGTCAAGGCGTCGAGGATGTCTCGGACATCCTTGGGGCCGTAAGATTCCCCGGTGCCCGCCGGGACCGATCGGATCAGCAGTGACCTGGGGCCGAATGGCTCAGCCTCGAAACCGGCTTCCCCCAGGGCCCCCCGGTAACGCTCGAAGGCCGCCGCTTCGTCTGCCGACAGCTCCACGGATAGCGGGACGAGGAGAGGTTGGCCGCGACCGCCTCCCGTCCCGGCCAGACGGTCGTAGATGATCCGTTCGTGGGCGGCGTGCTGGTCGATGAGATAGAGCCCGTCGGGACCCTCGGCCACCAGATATAGGTGGTGCAGCTGCCCCAGTGGACGGAGCTCAGGCCATGGGGCGACCGCCGATGATGGTGCGCCGGCCGACGGCCCCCCGGAGGGAGCCCCGAAACCCGCCTCGCCTCCGACCCCAAGCAGGTCCCCCGCAGCGGGAGGAGCCGCGCCCGAGGCCGGGACGGAGGCCGGCCAAGCGGCGGCGGTCTCCGGCGGCAGCTCCCTCAGGACACTCCCGCCCCAGGCCGCGCCGGCGGCCACCTCCCTGATCATCGAGCCCCCTCGCAAAGCCCCGGCGACACCGGCCCGGACGAAGCTGAAAGCCTCCCGTTCCCTGGCCAGCCGAACCTCGGCCTTGGCCGGGTGGACATTGATGTCGACCGCCTCTCCGGGCACATCCAGGAGGATGACCCCGACCGGGCGCCGCCCACTGGGAAGGAGGCCGGCGTAAGCTTCCTCGAAGGCCTTGGACAGGGCGGCCGATTGGACCGGCCGGCCGTTGATCAACAGGAGTTGTCTGGATCGATTGCGACGGTGGGCTTCCGGGCGGCCGACGAACCCTTCGACCCTAAGGGCCCCGTCGGCCAGGCCGACCGGCACCAAGAGGCCGGCCACGTCTCTCCCCCAAAGCTCGAGGATGACGGCGAGCCGGTCGCCCCGACCATCCGTATGCAGGCTGACCCGCCCGCCGACCTCGACGGAGAAAGCGATGTCCGGCCGGGCGACCGCCGCCCGTCCGACCGCCTCGACGGCCGCCGACGTTTCGGTGGCCACCGCCTTTAGGAACTTGAGCCTGGCCGGCACGTTATAGAAAAGGTTGCGGACGGTCACCTGGGTCCCCGGTGGCCCGGCCGCCTCCTCCGTCGCGATCAACTGCCCCCCCTGATAGCGGACAAGCGTCGCCGAACCGGCCCCAGCCTCCCTGGTCAGGACCTGGGTCAGGGAGACCGAAGCGATGCTCGGCAGCGCTTCGCCTCGAAAGCCCATCGTCCGGACCTCATCGAGGTCGGCGATAGACCGGATCTTGCTCGTCGCGTGACTGATGAAAGCCGACTGGGCGTCCTCGGGGGACATCCCAGACCCGTCGTCGGTGACCCGAATCATCGTCCGTCCGCCGTCGGTCAGTTCCACCCGGATCCGC
Encoded proteins:
- the mutL gene encoding DNA mismatch repair endonuclease MutL, translated to MGVIRLLDEQTISQIAAGEVIERPASVVKELVENAIDAGAGRIRVELTDGGRTMIRVTDDGSGMSPEDAQSAFISHATSKIRSIADLDEVRTMGFRGEALPSIASVSLTQVLTREAGAGSATLVRYQGGQLIATEEAAGPPGTQVTVRNLFYNVPARLKFLKAVATETSAAVEAVGRAAVARPDIAFSVEVGGRVSLHTDGRGDRLAVILELWGRDVAGLLVPVGLADGALRVEGFVGRPEAHRRNRSRQLLLINGRPVQSAALSKAFEEAYAGLLPSGRRPVGVILLDVPGEAVDINVHPAKAEVRLAREREAFSFVRAGVAGALRGGSMIREVAAGAAWGGSVLRELPPETAAAWPASVPASGAAPPAAGDLLGVGGEAGFGAPSGGPSAGAPSSAVAPWPELRPLGQLHHLYLVAEGPDGLYLIDQHAAHERIIYDRLAGTGGGRGQPLLVPLSVELSADEAAAFERYRGALGEAGFEAEPFGPRSLLIRSVPAGTGESYGPKDVRDILDALTDPLTGEERRETDRDHARRAIAACRGAVKAQNPLFRSEMEALLRDLASTGRPLTCPHGRPTVIRLTLAELNRRFGRGAGVSGGGVSGGGAGGGEAIRGGGG